Proteins from a genomic interval of Stenotrophomonas maltophilia:
- the rsmD gene encoding 16S rRNA (guanine(966)-N(2))-methyltransferase RsmD — protein sequence MSGRGGNDGQVRIIGGRWRNTRLPVPTLPGLRPSSDRVRETLFNWLMPRLGGARVLDLFAGSGALGLEAVSRGAAHATLVERDAQLGRNLAAAVAKLQASDQITVVQADALRWLQGAPAQQADLVFIDPPFADGLWQDVLAQLPRHLAADAWLYLESPAGHVPVLPPDWLLHREGGTREVRFALYRRATATL from the coding sequence GTGAGCGGCCGTGGCGGCAATGATGGCCAGGTCCGCATCATCGGTGGGCGCTGGCGCAATACCCGCCTGCCGGTGCCTACCCTGCCAGGCCTGCGGCCGAGCAGCGACCGCGTGCGCGAGACCCTTTTCAACTGGTTGATGCCCAGACTGGGCGGCGCGCGGGTGCTGGACCTGTTCGCCGGCAGCGGCGCGCTGGGGCTGGAGGCGGTCTCACGCGGTGCCGCCCACGCCACCCTGGTCGAGCGCGATGCGCAGCTGGGACGCAACCTGGCCGCCGCCGTCGCCAAGCTGCAGGCCAGCGACCAGATCACCGTCGTGCAGGCCGATGCCCTGCGCTGGCTGCAGGGTGCTCCGGCACAGCAGGCCGACCTGGTCTTCATCGATCCGCCGTTTGCCGATGGCCTGTGGCAGGACGTGCTGGCCCAGCTGCCGCGGCACCTGGCCGCCGACGCCTGGCTGTACCTGGAATCGCCGGCCGGCCACGTGCCGGTGCTGCCGCCGGACTGGCTGCTGCACCGCGAGGGCGGCACCCGTGAGGTGCGCTTTGCCCTGTACCGCCGTGCCACTGCTACACTTTGA
- the coaD gene encoding pantetheine-phosphate adenylyltransferase, translating into MTVANRRIAVYPGTFDPITNGHIDLVSRAAPLFEKVVVGVAQSPSKGPALPLEQRVQLARGALGHHSNVEVIGFDTLLAHFVRSVQGGVLLRGLRAVSDFEYEFQMASMNRHLIPEVETLFLTPAEQHSFISSSLVREIARLGGDVSGFVPAAVLEALRKVREAKAAQS; encoded by the coding sequence ATGACCGTGGCCAACCGCCGCATTGCCGTCTACCCCGGCACGTTCGACCCGATCACCAACGGTCATATCGACCTTGTGAGCCGGGCCGCGCCGCTGTTCGAAAAGGTCGTGGTCGGCGTGGCGCAGAGCCCGTCCAAGGGCCCGGCGCTGCCGCTGGAGCAGCGCGTGCAGCTGGCACGTGGCGCACTGGGCCACCACAGCAACGTCGAGGTCATCGGCTTCGATACCCTGCTGGCCCATTTCGTACGTTCGGTCCAGGGCGGGGTGCTGCTGCGCGGCCTGCGCGCGGTGTCCGACTTCGAGTACGAGTTCCAGATGGCCAGCATGAACCGCCACCTGATCCCCGAGGTCGAGACCCTGTTCCTGACCCCGGCCGAGCAGCACAGCTTCATTTCGTCCTCGCTGGTCCGCGAGATCGCGCGCCTGGGCGGTGACGTGTCCGGCTTCGTGCCGGCCGCAGTGCTCGAAGCCCTGCGCAAGGTCCGCGAAGCGAAGGCGGCGCAGTCGTAA
- a CDS encoding YfhL family 4Fe-4S dicluster ferredoxin, with translation MSLKINELCVNCDVCEPACPNQAIAMGETIYVIDPARCTECVGHFDEPQCVVVCPVECIDPDPEIVETEDQLLAKLRQLQHDHPELYAEPPSE, from the coding sequence GTGTCGCTGAAAATCAACGAGCTCTGCGTCAACTGCGACGTATGCGAGCCGGCCTGCCCGAACCAGGCCATTGCGATGGGTGAAACCATCTACGTGATCGACCCTGCGCGCTGCACCGAATGCGTGGGTCATTTCGACGAGCCACAGTGCGTGGTCGTCTGCCCGGTCGAGTGTATCGATCCGGACCCGGAGATCGTGGAAACGGAAGACCAGCTGCTGGCCAAGCTGCGCCAGCTGCAGCACGATCACCCCGAACTCTACGCGGAGCCCCCATCCGAATGA
- the ggt gene encoding gamma-glutamyltransferase: MKTLIVRPLLLLGLLLSPMAWADSPARAERPDGAAIASGHTLATQAGIDILAQGGNAFDAAVAVSSTLAVVEPISSGLGGGGFFLLHDAATGKDMMLDARETAPAAATPQAFLDKQGNLDRDRSVNGAWSAGIPGLPAALVELSAKHGKLPLSASLQPAIRIAREGFPVYDRMAKGYASRREVMERYPGTREVYLRNGKPIASGDLFKQPELAQTLERLAAGGFDGFYKGQTGKLLLAGVKQAGGKWTAEELAGYRVKQREPIVFSYNGWKITTAPPPSSGGIALASMLQILEGWDINKMDPAHRTHLVVESMRRAYRDRTFFLGDPDFVQIPQKVLTSKDYAQGLRATIHPEKATPSDLLSGNPTPLEDDETTHFSIIDRDGNRVGATQTVNLLYGSGLIPKGTGVLLNNEMDDFALKPGTPNAFGVMGYEANAPKPGKRMLSSMTPTFMENADKVVVLGTPGGSRIITMVLLGILGYDAGLDAQQVAALPRYHHQWLPDLVEAEDDAFDAATVKQLQAMGHKIDLPGDVAAGGRGSSHVWGNLQTVEWDRKANKLFGGSDPRNPVGSAQVVPAR; encoded by the coding sequence ATGAAGACGCTGATCGTCCGCCCCCTGTTGCTGCTCGGCCTGCTGCTGAGCCCGATGGCCTGGGCCGACAGCCCGGCCCGTGCGGAGCGCCCCGATGGCGCGGCCATTGCCAGTGGCCACACGCTGGCCACCCAGGCCGGCATCGACATCCTGGCGCAGGGTGGCAACGCCTTCGATGCCGCGGTGGCGGTGTCGTCCACGCTGGCGGTGGTCGAGCCGATCAGCTCCGGCCTGGGCGGTGGCGGTTTCTTCCTGCTGCATGACGCGGCCACCGGCAAGGACATGATGCTGGACGCGCGCGAGACCGCACCGGCGGCGGCCACGCCGCAGGCCTTCCTCGACAAGCAGGGCAACCTGGACCGCGACCGCTCGGTCAACGGTGCCTGGTCGGCCGGTATTCCGGGCCTGCCTGCGGCGCTGGTCGAACTGTCGGCCAAGCACGGCAAGCTGCCGCTGTCTGCATCGCTGCAGCCGGCCATCCGCATCGCGCGCGAAGGCTTCCCGGTCTACGACCGCATGGCCAAGGGCTATGCCTCGCGCCGCGAAGTGATGGAGCGCTACCCCGGCACCCGTGAGGTCTACCTGCGCAACGGCAAGCCGATCGCCAGCGGTGACCTGTTCAAGCAGCCGGAACTGGCGCAGACGCTGGAGCGCCTGGCGGCCGGCGGCTTCGACGGCTTCTACAAGGGCCAGACCGGCAAACTGCTGCTGGCCGGCGTGAAGCAGGCCGGCGGCAAGTGGACCGCTGAAGAGCTGGCCGGCTACCGGGTGAAGCAACGCGAGCCGATCGTGTTCAGTTACAACGGCTGGAAAATCACCACCGCGCCGCCGCCGTCGTCCGGTGGCATCGCGCTGGCCAGCATGCTGCAGATCCTGGAAGGCTGGGACATCAACAAGATGGACCCGGCGCACCGCACCCATCTGGTGGTGGAGTCGATGCGCCGTGCCTACCGCGACCGCACCTTCTTCCTCGGCGATCCGGACTTCGTGCAGATCCCGCAGAAGGTGCTGACCAGCAAGGATTACGCACAGGGCCTGCGTGCCACGATCCATCCGGAGAAGGCCACGCCCAGCGACCTGCTGTCGGGCAACCCGACGCCGCTGGAGGACGACGAGACCACGCACTTCTCGATCATCGACCGAGACGGCAACCGTGTTGGCGCCACCCAGACCGTCAACCTGCTGTACGGCTCGGGGCTTATTCCGAAGGGCACCGGCGTGCTGCTGAACAACGAGATGGACGACTTCGCGCTGAAGCCGGGCACGCCCAATGCGTTCGGTGTGATGGGCTACGAGGCCAATGCGCCGAAGCCGGGCAAGCGCATGCTCAGCTCGATGACGCCGACCTTCATGGAGAACGCCGACAAGGTGGTGGTGCTGGGTACCCCGGGTGGCAGCCGCATCATCACCATGGTGCTGCTGGGCATCCTCGGCTACGACGCCGGGCTGGATGCGCAGCAGGTTGCCGCGCTGCCGCGTTACCACCACCAGTGGCTGCCGGACCTGGTCGAAGCCGAGGACGATGCGTTCGACGCGGCGACGGTGAAGCAGCTGCAGGCGATGGGTCACAAGATCGACCTGCCGGGCGACGTTGCCGCAGGCGGCCGCGGGTCCAGCCACGTGTGGGGCAACCTGCAGACCGTGGAATGGGACCGCAAGGCGAACAAGCTGTTCGGCGGCAGCGACCCGCGCAATCCGGTTGGCAGCGCCCAGGTCGTGCCGGCACGTTGA
- a CDS encoding MBL fold metallo-hydrolase, with translation MKLWSIRGNSQRLDGGAMFGNAPRALWEKWAAPDELNRIELACRALLASPLEGKTVLFETGIGAFFDPRMRERYGVQESQHVLIDSLREAGFEHEDIDVVVLSHLHFDHAGGLLAAWSEGREPELLFPNATYVVGAQHWLRAMQPHPRDRASFIPELPGLLQASGRLEVVDGEYSKVLGRSVRFSYSDGHTPGLMLAEIVGHAHAGEDAHGGVVFCADLIPGRSWVHVPITMGYDRNAELLIDEKRQFLEDKLARNVHLFFTHDPQVALAQLGRDDKGRFVTLHEQGELKARALG, from the coding sequence ATGAAACTCTGGTCTATTCGTGGAAACTCGCAACGCCTCGATGGCGGCGCGATGTTCGGCAACGCGCCGCGTGCGTTGTGGGAAAAATGGGCGGCACCGGACGAGCTCAATCGCATCGAGCTGGCCTGCCGTGCGCTGCTTGCCAGCCCGCTGGAAGGCAAGACAGTGCTGTTTGAAACCGGTATCGGGGCGTTCTTCGATCCGCGCATGCGCGAGCGTTACGGTGTGCAGGAAAGCCAGCACGTGCTGATCGATTCGCTGCGCGAGGCCGGTTTCGAGCACGAGGATATCGACGTGGTGGTGCTCAGCCACCTGCACTTCGATCACGCCGGAGGCCTGCTGGCTGCGTGGAGCGAAGGGCGTGAGCCGGAACTGCTGTTCCCCAATGCGACCTATGTGGTCGGTGCGCAGCATTGGCTGCGCGCCATGCAGCCGCATCCGCGCGACCGGGCCAGCTTCATTCCAGAGCTGCCTGGCCTGCTGCAGGCCAGCGGCCGCCTGGAAGTGGTGGACGGCGAGTATTCGAAGGTACTGGGTCGCAGCGTTCGCTTCAGCTACAGCGACGGCCATACGCCGGGGTTGATGCTGGCTGAGATCGTCGGCCATGCGCACGCCGGCGAGGATGCACACGGTGGGGTGGTGTTCTGTGCCGACCTGATTCCCGGCCGCTCATGGGTGCATGTACCGATCACCATGGGCTACGACCGCAACGCCGAACTGCTGATCGACGAGAAGCGGCAGTTCCTTGAGGACAAGCTGGCGCGCAACGTGCATCTGTTTTTCACCCACGACCCGCAGGTGGCGTTGGCGCAGCTGGGCAGGGATGACAAGGGTCGTTTCGTGACCCTGCACGAACAGGGCGAGCTGAAGGCACGCGCCCTGGGGTAA
- a CDS encoding PsiF family protein, with amino-acid sequence MKASFLLAAVLLVGLPLAANATTPQQQRMADCSAKNKGLKGDAYKTAQSSCLSGHAAETKAATTPQERMRKCNADAGTKKLAGDARKTFMSSCLKAS; translated from the coding sequence ATGAAAGCCTCTTTCCTGCTGGCCGCCGTCCTGCTGGTCGGCCTGCCCCTGGCTGCCAATGCCACCACTCCGCAGCAGCAGCGCATGGCCGACTGCTCGGCCAAGAACAAGGGCTTGAAGGGTGATGCCTACAAGACTGCACAGAGCTCCTGCCTCAGCGGCCATGCCGCCGAGACCAAGGCCGCGACAACTCCGCAGGAACGCATGCGCAAATGCAACGCCGATGCCGGTACGAAGAAGCTGGCCGGTGATGCGCGCAAGACCTTCATGAGCAGCTGCCTGAAGGCGTCGTAA
- a CDS encoding ArsR/SmtB family transcription factor, producing MKNHATVAPACGNVQIGVLLSHMGKYDPAIQEVFQALADPTRCAIVSALGQGPRTVSMLAEPFEMALPSLMKHLAVLERSGVVRSRKQGRVRTCELVPERLGQAEQWLAAQRAVWEARADRMVEFVETLHRQEQAHGRRRRQQP from the coding sequence GTGAAGAATCACGCCACTGTCGCGCCTGCTTGCGGCAACGTTCAGATCGGCGTATTACTTAGCCATATGGGTAAGTATGATCCAGCCATTCAAGAGGTCTTCCAGGCGCTGGCCGATCCGACCCGGTGCGCGATCGTGTCCGCGTTGGGGCAGGGGCCGCGCACGGTATCGATGCTGGCCGAGCCCTTCGAAATGGCCTTGCCCTCGCTGATGAAACATCTGGCCGTGCTGGAGCGCAGTGGCGTGGTGCGCAGCCGCAAGCAGGGGCGTGTACGCACCTGCGAACTGGTGCCGGAACGGTTGGGCCAGGCCGAGCAATGGCTGGCCGCGCAGCGCGCCGTCTGGGAAGCGCGCGCCGACCGCATGGTCGAGTTTGTCGAAACCCTTCACCGACAGGAGCAGGCCCATGGCCGTAGACGCAGGCAACAACCCTGA
- a CDS encoding SRPBCC family protein: MAVDAGNNPDTDLVISRVLNAPRAALWRAWTHPELLRQWWCPTPWTTEVRAFDLRPGGAFHTFMQGPDGGSSDNPGSFLEIVPEQRLVFTSMLGPGWRPQSPWLGFTAIITMEDEGQGCRYTAWVMHPDKALRDQHEQMGFFDGWNMAIDQLQALATGL; this comes from the coding sequence ATGGCCGTAGACGCAGGCAACAACCCTGACACCGATCTGGTCATCAGCCGCGTGCTGAACGCACCGCGTGCCGCCTTGTGGCGGGCGTGGACCCATCCGGAACTGCTGCGCCAGTGGTGGTGCCCGACGCCGTGGACCACCGAAGTGCGTGCCTTCGACCTGCGCCCCGGCGGGGCCTTCCACACCTTCATGCAGGGCCCCGACGGCGGCAGCAGTGACAACCCGGGCAGCTTCCTGGAGATCGTGCCGGAGCAGCGCCTGGTGTTCACCTCGATGCTCGGCCCGGGCTGGCGGCCGCAGTCACCGTGGCTGGGCTTCACCGCCATCATCACGATGGAGGACGAAGGGCAGGGCTGCCGTTATACCGCGTGGGTGATGCACCCGGACAAGGCCCTGCGTGACCAGCATGAACAGATGGGTTTTTTCGATGGCTGGAACATGGCCATCGACCAGCTGCAGGCACTGGCGACCGGTCTGTGA
- the upp gene encoding uracil phosphoribosyltransferase: MKIVEVRHPLVQHKIGLMRNAALSTKDFRELANELGTLLAYEATADLDTEPHTLPGWAGPVTVQRIAGAKITVVPILRAGLGMLSGVLSLIPAARVSVVGLQRDEETLQPVPYFERLTGRLEERDALILDPMLATGGTLIATIDMLKRAGARRIKGIFLVAAPEGIDAVKAVHPDVEIYTAAIDAQLNDKGYILPGLGDAGDRIFGTRVV, translated from the coding sequence ATGAAGATCGTCGAAGTGCGCCACCCGCTGGTGCAGCACAAGATCGGCCTGATGCGCAATGCCGCGCTCAGCACCAAGGATTTCCGCGAGCTGGCCAATGAACTGGGCACGCTGCTGGCCTACGAGGCCACCGCCGACCTGGACACCGAACCGCACACCCTGCCCGGCTGGGCCGGCCCGGTCACCGTGCAGCGCATCGCCGGCGCCAAGATCACCGTAGTGCCGATCCTGCGTGCCGGCCTGGGCATGCTCAGCGGCGTACTGTCGCTGATCCCGGCCGCGCGCGTCAGCGTGGTCGGCCTGCAGCGCGATGAGGAAACCCTGCAGCCGGTGCCCTACTTCGAGCGCCTGACCGGCCGCCTGGAAGAGCGCGACGCGCTGATCCTGGACCCGATGCTGGCCACCGGCGGCACCCTGATCGCCACCATCGACATGCTCAAGCGTGCCGGTGCCCGCCGCATCAAGGGCATCTTCCTGGTGGCCGCCCCGGAAGGCATCGACGCGGTCAAGGCCGTGCACCCGGACGTGGAAATCTACACCGCGGCCATCGATGCCCAGCTCAACGACAAGGGCTACATCCTGCCGGGCCTGGGCGATGCCGGTGATCGCATCTTCGGCACCCGCGTGGTGTGA
- a CDS encoding TonB-dependent receptor, with protein MGVAAPLQAAGQQAVAATGAVAADAVDLDRIEVRAQLESQIRAVDLKRSSDAIEDAVSSDALGQYPDKNVAESLQRLPGISVTRDQGEGRFVVIRGLDANLNSVSVDGIAVGTPEDSSRAAPLDVIPSDSTERLRVVKSPTPDMPGDAIGGAVLVESASAFDRDGRSLRGKIEGSHQQLSGETSPKAAFNYSEVFNDTFGVALGVNYQKRTFESDNTEVEYDGEDDAAPGDVTAINLQHRKYEIERKRIGANLNLDWRPNEDSKYYLRTLYSQFDDAETRQRVIFNFDDARMVKTGTDQYRLDGMPKDSIDKRMRYRTKKENTFAASLGGENKLTNAVVDYKVGYTRTEERVNDEMEARFKLSGKAFNGTLDQSSRLPSYSFDNPQWLDNSNYAFDRFVLSPKQVNDKEHSAQVNVRFDGDSGSIKIGLLGRWRDRDVNVDENELRVGPKVALSSWSTSSPEHRHGNLGDGMDSAAMRAFWAANGSQYSARPQDIGGNAMTSLEEDYVASEDIFASYAMGTWDIGALRIIGGVRVENTQFKATGNQVDVAANGRSFTVTPRVANSSYTNVLPGLHLRYDAADDWVLRASANKTVSRPSFGDISPRVGYSRGDEEVRLGNPELDPYESKNIDLSVEKYIGSSGIVSLGLFHKSIDGYIVETVRTNDPAYGGFDVTQPINGRKATVRGAEFNWQQQLAFLPSGLDGLLVGASGTWLDTTFDAGIKDRAGEDFTLPRASKHVYSAHIGYEKYGLSTRLAAVYRSEYLDSIGKGRAFDIYVAPNTQLDFSLDYKFTPRVSMYLEAQNLLDKPLELYQGTRSRTLQMEEYGRTYALGLKVAL; from the coding sequence ATGGGGGTTGCCGCACCACTGCAGGCCGCCGGGCAGCAGGCGGTCGCCGCCACCGGCGCCGTGGCTGCCGATGCGGTCGACCTGGACCGCATCGAAGTGCGCGCCCAGCTTGAATCGCAGATCCGCGCGGTCGACCTCAAGCGCAGCAGCGACGCGATCGAAGACGCGGTGTCCTCCGATGCGCTGGGACAGTACCCGGACAAGAACGTGGCCGAGTCGCTGCAGCGGCTGCCGGGCATCAGCGTGACCCGCGACCAGGGCGAGGGCCGCTTCGTGGTGATCCGTGGCCTGGATGCCAATCTCAACAGCGTCAGCGTGGATGGCATCGCCGTGGGCACGCCGGAAGATTCCAGTCGCGCCGCGCCGCTGGATGTGATCCCGTCCGATTCCACCGAGCGCCTGCGCGTGGTGAAGTCGCCTACCCCGGACATGCCCGGCGACGCCATCGGTGGCGCGGTGCTGGTGGAATCGGCCTCGGCCTTCGACCGTGACGGCCGCAGCCTGCGTGGCAAGATCGAAGGCAGCCACCAGCAGCTGTCCGGTGAAACCAGCCCGAAGGCGGCCTTCAACTACAGCGAAGTGTTCAACGACACCTTCGGCGTGGCACTGGGCGTGAACTACCAGAAGCGCACGTTCGAGTCGGACAACACCGAAGTGGAGTACGACGGCGAGGATGACGCCGCACCTGGCGACGTCACCGCGATCAACCTGCAGCACCGCAAGTACGAGATCGAGCGCAAGCGCATCGGTGCCAACCTCAACCTCGACTGGCGCCCGAATGAAGACAGCAAGTACTACCTGCGCACGCTGTACAGCCAGTTCGACGATGCCGAAACCCGCCAGCGCGTGATCTTCAACTTCGACGACGCCAGGATGGTCAAGACCGGTACCGACCAGTACCGCCTGGACGGCATGCCGAAGGATTCCATCGACAAGCGCATGCGCTATCGCACCAAGAAGGAAAACACCTTCGCGGCCAGCCTCGGCGGCGAGAACAAGCTGACCAATGCCGTGGTCGACTACAAGGTTGGCTACACCCGTACCGAAGAGCGGGTGAATGACGAGATGGAAGCGCGCTTCAAGCTCAGCGGCAAGGCCTTCAATGGCACGCTTGACCAGAGTAGTCGCCTGCCCAGCTACAGCTTCGACAATCCGCAGTGGCTGGACAACAGCAACTACGCCTTCGACCGCTTCGTGCTCTCGCCCAAGCAGGTCAATGACAAGGAGCACAGCGCGCAGGTCAACGTGCGTTTCGACGGCGACAGCGGCAGCATCAAGATCGGCCTGCTGGGCCGCTGGCGCGACCGCGACGTCAATGTCGACGAGAACGAACTGCGGGTCGGCCCGAAGGTCGCGCTGTCGAGCTGGAGCACCTCCTCGCCCGAACACCGCCACGGCAACCTCGGTGACGGCATGGACTCAGCTGCGATGCGCGCGTTCTGGGCGGCCAATGGCAGCCAGTACAGCGCCCGCCCGCAGGACATTGGCGGCAACGCGATGACCTCGCTGGAAGAAGACTACGTGGCCAGCGAGGATATCTTCGCCAGCTACGCGATGGGCACCTGGGATATCGGTGCACTGCGCATCATCGGCGGCGTGCGCGTGGAGAACACCCAGTTCAAGGCAACCGGCAACCAGGTGGACGTGGCGGCCAACGGCCGCAGTTTCACCGTCACTCCGCGCGTGGCCAACAGCAGCTATACCAATGTGTTGCCGGGCCTGCACCTGCGCTACGACGCCGCAGACGACTGGGTGCTGCGTGCCTCGGCCAACAAGACCGTATCGCGCCCCTCGTTCGGTGACATTTCACCGCGCGTGGGCTACAGCCGTGGTGACGAGGAAGTACGGCTGGGCAATCCGGAACTGGACCCGTACGAATCGAAGAACATCGACCTGTCGGTGGAGAAGTACATCGGCAGCAGCGGCATCGTCTCGCTGGGCCTGTTCCACAAGTCGATCGACGGCTACATCGTGGAAACCGTGCGCACCAACGATCCGGCCTACGGCGGTTTCGACGTGACCCAGCCGATCAACGGCCGCAAGGCCACCGTGCGTGGTGCCGAGTTCAACTGGCAGCAGCAGCTGGCCTTCCTGCCTTCCGGCCTGGATGGCCTGCTGGTCGGTGCCAGTGGCACCTGGCTGGACACCACGTTCGACGCCGGCATCAAGGACCGTGCGGGCGAGGACTTCACCCTGCCGCGCGCCTCCAAGCACGTCTACAGCGCTCACATCGGCTATGAGAAGTACGGTCTGAGTACGCGGCTGGCGGCGGTGTACCGCAGCGAGTACCTGGACAGCATCGGCAAGGGTCGCGCCTTCGATATCTACGTTGCGCCGAACACCCAGCTCGACTTCTCGCTGGACTACAAGTTCACACCGCGCGTGAGCATGTACCTCGAAGCGCAGAACCTGCTGGACAAGCCGCTTGAGCTGTACCAGGGCACGCGCTCGCGCACGCTGCAGATGGAAGAGTATGGCCGTACCTACGCGCTGGGCCTGAAGGTGGCCCTGTGA
- a CDS encoding phytase: MGRRITVMAAALAATLLAGCTAATGNDPSVAKPEVKATAERAVTTIAEAFLSPMTPADNIDSPAAWRAPDGKLWLIATAKATDKLVVYDGSSGQHLRDVGSSGTAPGQFDRPNGIAVTDDLLWIVERDNHRVQVLSLPDFTPLATFAADDLRKPYGLWVDRRADGYSVYVTDSWDNGEDAQGRDILPPLAELDKRVRQYQVTRDGAKVEAKLVASIGDTTEAGALRVVESIWGDPENDRLLIAEEDESYASEFKVYTLAGRFTGTTFGRDVFKAQAEGVTLRTCGKDGWWITTEQGKQRSVFHLFDRHTLKPVGAFQGNTVANTDGIWMMQQPSARFPHGALYAVHDDQGVVAFDWESIAKQLALPLECGA; this comes from the coding sequence ATGGGGCGTCGCATCACCGTCATGGCCGCGGCGCTGGCGGCTACCCTGCTGGCTGGCTGCACGGCGGCCACCGGCAACGATCCGTCCGTGGCCAAGCCCGAGGTGAAGGCCACGGCCGAGCGTGCGGTGACCACCATCGCCGAGGCATTCCTTTCGCCGATGACGCCGGCCGACAACATCGATTCGCCAGCCGCCTGGCGTGCACCTGACGGAAAGCTGTGGCTGATCGCCACTGCCAAGGCCACCGACAAGCTGGTGGTCTATGACGGCAGCAGCGGCCAGCACCTGCGCGACGTAGGCAGCAGCGGCACCGCGCCAGGGCAGTTCGACCGCCCAAACGGCATCGCGGTGACCGACGATCTGCTGTGGATCGTGGAGCGCGACAATCACCGCGTACAGGTGCTGAGCCTGCCGGACTTCACCCCGCTGGCGACCTTCGCTGCGGACGACCTGCGCAAGCCGTACGGGCTGTGGGTCGACCGCCGTGCCGATGGCTACAGCGTCTACGTCACCGACTCCTGGGACAACGGCGAGGATGCACAGGGCCGTGACATCCTGCCGCCGCTGGCCGAGCTGGACAAGCGCGTACGCCAGTACCAGGTGACCCGCGACGGTGCGAAGGTCGAAGCGAAGCTCGTGGCCAGCATTGGTGACACCACTGAGGCGGGTGCCCTGCGCGTGGTCGAATCGATCTGGGGCGACCCCGAGAACGATCGCCTGCTGATCGCCGAAGAGGACGAGAGCTACGCCAGCGAGTTCAAGGTCTACACGCTGGCCGGGCGTTTCACCGGCACCACCTTCGGTCGCGATGTGTTCAAGGCGCAGGCCGAAGGCGTGACCCTGCGCACCTGCGGCAAGGACGGCTGGTGGATCACCACCGAACAGGGCAAGCAGCGCAGCGTGTTCCACCTGTTCGACCGGCACACGCTGAAGCCGGTTGGTGCGTTCCAGGGCAATACCGTGGCCAACACCGACGGCATCTGGATGATGCAGCAACCCAGCGCGCGCTTCCCACACGGTGCGCTGTATGCAGTGCATGACGACCAGGGCGTGGTGGCGTTCGACTGGGAGAGCATCGCCAAGCAGTTGGCGCTGCCGCTGGAGTGTGGCGCATGA